The sequence below is a genomic window from Microcoleus sp. bin38.metabat.b11b12b14.051.
ATTAGAAGCCAACTTGCCGCTATTTTTCGTCGGCAGATTTCCCAGCGAATCCTACTGGCGGCTGTGGATAGTAGCGGGAATAATTGCCTTATTGGGCGGTTTAACTTGGGGAAATATTCAGCGAGATGAACGTTTGTGGAATCAGCCTACACTGATTTTAGTCGGTGCTGCGGTTGTTGGTGCGGTCATTTCGCCGATCGACCTTACATCTCGCTTCTACCTCTTAGGAATTATTATCGCAGCGACTGCGGGGTATGTCGCCGCCAGACAAATCAACCCCAAAATCCTGGGTTGGATGCCCGGAATTTGGGCTCTTTCCTTCCCGCTGATTCTGTGGCTAATTAAAGGCGGGTTAGGTTTGAGAGAAGTCTCGACAAATGATTGGGGCGGTTTAGTGCTGACGCTGTTTTTAGCAATTATTAGTATTGTGCTGTCGTTTCCCTTGGGAGTATTGCTCGCCCTCGGGAGACAAAGTTCTTTGCCAGTCGTCAAACTGCTTTCAACATTGTACATCGAAATAGTCCGCGGCTTGCCATTAATTGGCATTTTGTTTTTAGGTCAAGTCATGCTGCAATTATTCTTGCCGCCCGAATATCCCAAATTAGATAGAGTGATTCGGGCGATCGCCGGATTAACATTATTCAGTGCAGCATACTTGGCAGAAAACGTCCGCGGAGGCTTGCAAGCCGTACCCAGGGGACAAATAGAAGCAGCAAAGTCGATCGGGCTAAACACACCCCTATTGACCATTCTGATTGTACTACCTCAAGCGTTGCGAACAGTCATTCCGGCGATCGGCGGTCAATTCATCGGATTATTCATGGATACATCGCTACTTTCCCTATTCGGAATGTTAGAATTAATCGGCATCTCCCGCGCCGTTTTAGCAAATCCATCCTACATCGGCAGGTACGCCGAAGTTTACATATTCGTCGGCATCATTTACTGGGTATTTTGCTACTCAATGTCACTCGCCAGCCGCAAAATAGAAAGAAGTTTAGAGAAGAGTCATTAGTCAGTTGTCATTGGTCATTGGTCATTGGTCATTAGTCATTGGTCAG
It includes:
- a CDS encoding amino acid ABC transporter permease; amino-acid sequence: METHPILPPPGTESPTPWNWARKNLFSTWYNSILTVVCLIVAFQTITGIIVWATTKAQWRVLEANLPLFFVGRFPSESYWRLWIVAGIIALLGGLTWGNIQRDERLWNQPTLILVGAAVVGAVISPIDLTSRFYLLGIIIAATAGYVAARQINPKILGWMPGIWALSFPLILWLIKGGLGLREVSTNDWGGLVLTLFLAIISIVLSFPLGVLLALGRQSSLPVVKLLSTLYIEIVRGLPLIGILFLGQVMLQLFLPPEYPKLDRVIRAIAGLTLFSAAYLAENVRGGLQAVPRGQIEAAKSIGLNTPLLTILIVLPQALRTVIPAIGGQFIGLFMDTSLLSLFGMLELIGISRAVLANPSYIGRYAEVYIFVGIIYWVFCYSMSLASRKIERSLEKSH